A genomic stretch from Kribbella jejuensis includes:
- a CDS encoding epoxide hydrolase family protein gives MSEALIAVPDADLDELRRRIRATRWPRPWPVAGWGAGTDPGALRRLAEWWADGFDWRAQERAINALPSYWATVDALPVHYLRFDGETADSVPIVLTHGWPSTFLEEVELAKRLARPSSYGEAGATSFTVVVPSLAGFPFTPEQPTLPGVPTHELWHGLMTGLGFDRYLAHGGDLGAGISARLAQAHPEAVAGIHVLAVADPIDQSQPTGEESAYVAQGEQWYAEEGGYEHLQRTRPLTPAYGLNDSPVGLLAWLLEKYRAWTDHGDGLSGRSDELILTQASLYWFTGAIAASFRPYWEHNNYPPGPVRVSVPTGLAVFPADLVQPPRAWAERNYNVVHYTQMPRGGHFAATEEPDLLAADIRAFAALV, from the coding sequence ATGTCGGAGGCGTTGATCGCCGTACCGGATGCGGACCTGGATGAGCTGCGACGCAGGATCCGTGCCACTCGGTGGCCGCGGCCGTGGCCGGTTGCGGGGTGGGGAGCGGGGACCGACCCGGGGGCGTTGCGGCGGTTGGCGGAGTGGTGGGCCGATGGCTTCGACTGGCGTGCGCAGGAGCGCGCGATCAACGCGTTACCGTCGTACTGGGCCACAGTCGACGCCCTGCCCGTGCATTACCTGCGCTTCGACGGGGAGACGGCCGACTCGGTGCCGATCGTGCTCACGCACGGATGGCCGAGCACGTTCCTCGAGGAGGTGGAGCTCGCGAAGCGGCTGGCGCGGCCGAGCTCGTACGGCGAAGCGGGGGCAACGTCCTTCACTGTCGTCGTACCATCGCTGGCTGGCTTTCCGTTCACACCGGAGCAGCCGACACTGCCTGGTGTTCCGACCCATGAGCTCTGGCACGGGTTGATGACCGGGCTCGGCTTCGACCGGTATCTCGCGCACGGCGGTGATCTCGGCGCCGGGATCAGCGCGCGGCTGGCTCAGGCGCATCCGGAGGCGGTAGCGGGCATCCACGTGCTGGCGGTTGCCGATCCCATCGACCAGTCGCAGCCGACCGGTGAGGAGTCGGCGTACGTCGCCCAGGGCGAGCAGTGGTACGCCGAGGAGGGTGGATACGAGCACCTGCAACGCACCCGGCCGCTGACGCCGGCGTACGGGCTCAACGACTCGCCGGTGGGGCTGCTCGCGTGGTTGCTGGAGAAGTACCGCGCCTGGACCGACCACGGCGACGGGCTCTCGGGCCGCAGCGACGAACTGATTCTGACCCAGGCCAGCTTGTACTGGTTCACCGGAGCGATCGCGGCGAGCTTCCGACCGTACTGGGAGCACAACAACTATCCGCCCGGGCCCGTGCGGGTGTCGGTACCGACCGGGCTGGCGGTGTTCCCCGCCGACCTCGTCCAACCGCCGCGGGCATGGGCCGAACGCAACTACAACGTCGTCCACTACACGCAAATGCCACGCGGCGGCCACTTCGCCGCGACCGAGGAGCCTGACCTCCTGGCGGCCGACATCCGGGCTTTCGCGGCGCTCGTCTAA
- a CDS encoding helix-turn-helix domain-containing protein codes for MTLLGAFIKGRRGRVSPDEAGLTSSGRRRVPGLRRDELARLAGVSERYLTRLEQGTDDNPSPQVLQALATALRLSPDETAHLFALASTPAVPGVQTVDLAEIQQLVDSWPSSPAYVRDQYFDVVVANKLALALSPLYTPGQNLVRGIFLDPAARELFPDWPDVAAQTAAALRAEADLSEPRTAQLVDDLMTDDYFRDLWGRHDVRPTRNELKRFDHPVVGSLSLRRQSLSVAGADGLVVITYHAEPSSPDADALARLL; via the coding sequence ATGACCCTCCTGGGCGCATTCATCAAGGGACGGCGCGGACGCGTCAGCCCGGACGAGGCAGGACTGACCTCGTCCGGCCGGCGGCGCGTACCCGGGCTGCGCCGCGACGAGCTCGCCCGGCTCGCGGGCGTCAGCGAGCGCTACCTGACCAGGCTCGAACAGGGCACCGACGACAACCCGTCGCCGCAAGTACTGCAGGCGCTGGCCACTGCGCTCCGACTCTCCCCCGACGAGACCGCACACCTGTTCGCCCTCGCATCCACGCCCGCGGTGCCCGGCGTACAGACGGTGGATCTCGCCGAGATCCAGCAGCTCGTGGATTCCTGGCCGAGCAGTCCTGCCTACGTCCGCGACCAGTACTTCGACGTGGTCGTCGCGAACAAGCTCGCGCTCGCGCTGTCCCCGCTCTACACCCCGGGTCAGAACCTCGTCCGCGGCATCTTCCTCGACCCCGCAGCGCGCGAGCTGTTCCCCGACTGGCCGGACGTCGCCGCGCAGACCGCTGCCGCCTTGCGGGCCGAGGCCGACCTGTCCGAACCCCGGACCGCGCAGCTCGTCGACGACCTGATGACCGACGACTACTTCCGCGACCTCTGGGGCCGGCACGACGTACGCCCGACGCGCAACGAGCTGAAGCGCTTCGACCACCCGGTCGTCGGCTCGTTGTCCCTGCGCCGGCAGTCGCTGTCCGTCGCGGGCGCTGACGGCTTGGTTGTCATCACCTATCACGCCGAGCCGTCCTCCCCCGACGCCGACGCCCTCGCCCGGCTGCTTTAG
- a CDS encoding SDR family oxidoreductase translates to MKTWFITGASRGFGRVWAQAALERGDQVAATARNLDDLKDLPGGDRLLPLELDVTDRAAVFAAVGQAANTFGRLDVVVNNAGYGLFGMIEETTEQQARAQLETNFFGALWVTQAVLPVLRAQRSGHILQVSSIGGIAAFPTLGLYNASKWALEGLSEALAAEVAPLGVNVTIVEPGPYGTDWSGASAVHTDPIDAYKPIREARRSGAAARTPADPAVTADVVLELVDTDEPPLRMFLGSYPYPVAEKTYAERLATWNAWRPLAEQA, encoded by the coding sequence ATGAAAACTTGGTTCATCACCGGTGCGTCCCGCGGCTTCGGCCGCGTCTGGGCGCAGGCCGCGCTGGAGCGCGGAGATCAGGTCGCGGCAACGGCCCGCAACCTTGACGATCTGAAGGATCTGCCGGGCGGCGATCGGCTGCTGCCGCTCGAGCTCGACGTGACCGATCGGGCAGCCGTCTTCGCCGCCGTCGGGCAGGCCGCGAATACCTTCGGCCGGCTGGATGTCGTGGTCAACAACGCCGGGTACGGCCTGTTCGGCATGATCGAAGAGACGACCGAGCAGCAGGCTCGCGCGCAGCTGGAGACCAACTTCTTCGGCGCACTCTGGGTGACCCAGGCCGTGCTGCCGGTACTCCGCGCGCAGCGCAGCGGTCACATCCTGCAGGTCTCCAGCATCGGCGGCATCGCCGCGTTTCCGACGCTCGGCCTGTACAACGCGTCCAAGTGGGCGCTCGAAGGGCTCAGCGAGGCGCTCGCCGCAGAGGTCGCCCCACTGGGCGTCAACGTCACGATCGTCGAGCCCGGACCGTACGGGACCGACTGGTCCGGCGCCTCCGCCGTACACACCGACCCGATCGACGCCTACAAGCCGATCCGCGAGGCACGTCGCTCCGGAGCCGCCGCCCGTACGCCGGCAGACCCGGCCGTCACGGCGGACGTCGTACTCGAGCTGGTCGACACCGACGAGCCTCCACTGCGCATGTTTCTGGGGTCGTACCCGTACCCCGTCGCGGAGAAGACGTACGCCGAACGCCTCGCCACCTGGAACGCCTGGCGCCCACTCGCCGAGCAGGCGTGA
- a CDS encoding endonuclease/exonuclease/phosphatase family protein has translation MNTVTIATLNVWNTSGDWPARRAILQRELSDLNPDLMTLQETVVTADDDQVREILPPEYHVVHQSARHPNGQGVSIASRWPIGQIEEVDLHLTPRSDDFPCTTLITEILAPPPIGRIWLANHFPDWQLDHEAERRTQAAATARILDDLATEKPGHLLVAGDFDAEPDADSIRFWTGKHVVDDFSVCYRDAWASAHPTDPGHTFVPDNPHSEDWDWPFRRIDYILVRCGAHGGPTLRIEDCRRILDGPNTTASDHYGLVAVLTTPG, from the coding sequence GTGAACACCGTCACGATCGCCACCCTCAACGTCTGGAACACCAGCGGCGACTGGCCGGCCCGCCGCGCGATCCTCCAGCGCGAACTCTCCGATCTCAACCCTGACCTGATGACGCTGCAGGAAACCGTCGTCACCGCCGACGACGACCAGGTACGAGAGATCCTGCCGCCGGAGTACCACGTCGTCCATCAGAGCGCGCGGCACCCGAACGGGCAGGGAGTCAGCATCGCCAGCCGCTGGCCGATCGGACAGATCGAAGAAGTCGACCTGCACCTGACGCCCCGCAGCGACGATTTCCCTTGCACCACGCTGATCACGGAGATCCTCGCTCCGCCACCGATCGGCCGGATCTGGCTCGCCAACCATTTCCCCGACTGGCAGCTCGACCACGAAGCCGAGCGCCGTACCCAAGCCGCGGCGACCGCGCGGATCCTCGACGATCTTGCCACCGAGAAACCGGGGCATCTGCTGGTCGCCGGCGACTTCGACGCCGAACCCGATGCCGACAGCATCCGGTTCTGGACCGGGAAACACGTCGTCGACGACTTCAGCGTCTGCTACCGCGACGCCTGGGCCAGTGCTCATCCCACCGACCCGGGCCACACCTTCGTCCCCGACAACCCCCACAGCGAGGACTGGGACTGGCCGTTCCGCCGCATCGACTACATCCTGGTGCGCTGCGGCGCACACGGCGGCCCGACCCTGCGCATCGAAGACTGCCGCCGCATCCTGGACGGACCAAACACGACGGCCAGCGACCACTACGGGCTGGTCGCCGTGCTGACAACCCCCGGCTGA
- a CDS encoding endonuclease/exonuclease/phosphatase family protein, producing the protein MFGLREDWLRRRELIAAGFAEFGPQLVALQEVVTSDSVDQVVDVLGDGYQIVHHAERERDGQGISIASRWPITGVHEIDLQLGPRPAGFACSALVTEIAAPTGRMVFVNHLPDWQLTHEAERERQTVAVARFIEDLAGDARVPVVVAGDMDATPDAASIRFWTGKQSLDGISVCYRDCWTAARPPSPGHTFTPENHLTTTAEVGDWELELGRRIDYILVRCSDHGPSLYVEDCRRLFDKPSGHTWPSDHFGVGAVLSPVTPTGRPVP; encoded by the coding sequence GTGTTCGGGTTGCGGGAGGACTGGTTGCGGCGGAGGGAGTTGATTGCTGCGGGGTTCGCTGAGTTCGGTCCGCAGTTGGTGGCCCTGCAGGAGGTGGTGACGAGCGACTCTGTGGATCAGGTCGTGGACGTTCTGGGAGATGGGTACCAGATCGTCCATCATGCCGAGCGGGAGCGCGACGGGCAGGGGATATCGATCGCCTCACGCTGGCCGATCACCGGCGTCCACGAGATCGATCTCCAGCTCGGTCCGCGTCCCGCCGGTTTCGCGTGTTCGGCGCTCGTGACCGAGATCGCCGCACCCACCGGCCGCATGGTCTTCGTGAATCACCTGCCGGATTGGCAACTCACGCACGAAGCCGAAAGGGAACGGCAAACCGTGGCAGTTGCCAGATTCATCGAAGATCTGGCCGGCGACGCCCGGGTCCCCGTCGTCGTGGCGGGAGACATGGACGCCACCCCGGACGCGGCCAGCATCCGCTTCTGGACCGGGAAGCAGTCCCTCGACGGAATCAGCGTCTGTTACCGCGACTGCTGGACCGCCGCGAGACCACCTTCACCCGGCCATACATTCACCCCCGAGAACCACCTCACCACGACAGCAGAGGTCGGTGACTGGGAACTCGAGCTCGGCCGGCGCATCGACTACATCCTCGTCCGCTGCTCCGACCACGGTCCCAGCCTGTACGTCGAAGACTGCCGGCGACTGTTCGACAAGCCGTCGGGCCACACCTGGCCCAGTGACCACTTCGGCGTCGGCGCAGTCCTGTCGCCGGTGACGCCCACCGGAAGGCCGGTGCCGTGA
- a CDS encoding antibiotic biosynthesis monooxygenase family protein produces the protein MIVRIWRTGVRADRVSDYEQFARTRSLPMFRRREGCLGVLFAADAGERIVITLWDGPESVDRLAESTEYRETVDALSATGILEGEQSVQVFNSTGGFVEPGITIDAF, from the coding sequence ATGATCGTGCGAATCTGGCGGACCGGGGTGCGGGCAGACCGCGTGAGCGATTACGAGCAGTTCGCGCGGACGCGATCGCTGCCGATGTTCCGGCGGCGAGAAGGTTGCCTCGGCGTGCTGTTCGCTGCCGATGCCGGCGAGCGCATCGTGATCACGCTGTGGGACGGACCCGAGAGTGTCGACCGGCTGGCCGAGTCGACGGAGTACCGCGAGACGGTGGACGCGCTGTCGGCCACCGGCATCCTCGAGGGCGAACAATCAGTGCAGGTCTTCAACTCGACCGGTGGCTTCGTGGAACCGGGAATAACCATCGACGCATTCTGA
- a CDS encoding nuclear transport factor 2 family protein: MNPLEPADVQDQLANLYRAFNDRDLSNLLAAMTPDVAWPNGWEGGVVHGHDELSDYWQRQWAEIEPTVVPTAFTTEADGRTAVTVHQVVRDKTGNVLSDHQVLHIYRFANGLVAQMEIRESPR; encoded by the coding sequence ATGAACCCCTTGGAGCCTGCCGATGTGCAGGACCAGCTCGCCAACCTCTACAGAGCGTTCAACGACCGTGATCTGTCCAATTTGCTGGCGGCCATGACGCCGGACGTGGCGTGGCCGAACGGGTGGGAAGGCGGTGTCGTCCACGGCCATGACGAGTTGAGCGACTACTGGCAGCGGCAATGGGCCGAGATCGAACCGACGGTCGTGCCCACCGCGTTCACCACCGAAGCCGACGGTCGCACCGCTGTCACAGTCCACCAAGTCGTACGAGACAAGACGGGCAACGTTCTCTCGGATCATCAGGTCCTCCACATCTACCGCTTCGCCAACGGCCTCGTAGCGCAGATGGAGATCCGAGAGTCGCCCCGATGA
- the merB gene encoding organomercurial lyase, with the protein MDTEDLRIAVYERFRRGEIPRRSDLATDLAVTPEEVTAGLAVLAAQRHLALGQDGEITMAHPFAATPLGFSVMGRDTLWWGGCSWDSFALAHLLPDQGPMLVATTCPECGQAHAWRIDNQQPPSGEQIAHFLVPAARMWDDVVFTCGNQRIFCSELCLNTWLDRTGSGRGYVMDLPTLWRLASGWYAGRLERGYVRREPSAAVDYLHGVGLSGSFWGLPD; encoded by the coding sequence GTGGACACAGAGGACCTGCGGATCGCCGTCTACGAACGATTCCGCCGTGGCGAGATTCCCCGGCGCTCTGATCTGGCGACCGACCTCGCGGTGACGCCGGAGGAGGTGACGGCCGGCTTGGCCGTTCTCGCCGCACAACGGCATCTCGCGCTCGGGCAGGACGGCGAGATCACCATGGCGCACCCGTTCGCAGCCACCCCATTGGGCTTCTCGGTGATGGGCCGAGACACCCTGTGGTGGGGTGGCTGCTCGTGGGACTCCTTCGCGCTTGCGCACCTACTGCCGGACCAAGGCCCGATGCTGGTGGCGACGACGTGTCCCGAGTGCGGCCAGGCTCACGCCTGGCGGATCGACAACCAGCAACCGCCGAGTGGTGAGCAGATCGCGCACTTCCTGGTTCCGGCCGCGCGCATGTGGGACGACGTCGTCTTCACCTGCGGCAACCAGCGGATCTTCTGCTCCGAGCTCTGCTTGAACACGTGGCTCGATCGGACCGGAAGCGGCCGCGGGTACGTCATGGACCTGCCCACACTGTGGCGGCTCGCCTCGGGCTGGTACGCCGGTCGGCTGGAGCGCGGCTACGTACGTCGTGAGCCCAGCGCCGCCGTGGACTACCTGCACGGCGTCGGCCTGTCCGGCTCGTTCTGGGGTCTACCCGACTGA
- the msrB gene encoding peptide-methionine (R)-S-oxide reductase MsrB, with protein sequence MSHDYRKTPEALSRLTRHQFRVTQEGGTEPAFRNEYWDNHEAGIYVDVVSGQPLFSSTDKYDSGTGWPSFTKPIAADAVRTETDRSYGMIRVEALSTGAGSHLGHVFDDGPVNAGGQRYCMNSAALRFIPVADLEAEGYGEYRSLFEATTTEEHAS encoded by the coding sequence GTGTCTCACGACTACCGGAAGACCCCGGAGGCGCTCAGCCGCCTCACCCGCCACCAGTTCCGCGTCACTCAGGAGGGCGGCACCGAGCCCGCGTTCCGCAACGAGTACTGGGACAACCACGAGGCCGGGATCTACGTGGATGTTGTCTCCGGACAGCCCCTGTTCTCGTCCACCGACAAGTACGACAGCGGCACGGGGTGGCCGAGCTTCACCAAGCCGATCGCGGCGGACGCCGTCCGGACCGAGACCGACAGGTCGTACGGGATGATCCGCGTCGAGGCGCTGTCCACCGGCGCCGGCAGCCACCTCGGTCACGTGTTCGACGACGGTCCGGTGAACGCCGGAGGCCAGCGGTACTGCATGAATTCCGCCGCGCTGCGCTTCATCCCGGTCGCCGACCTGGAGGCAGAGGGCTACGGCGAGTACCGGTCATTGTTCGAGGCCACGACTACGGAGGAGCACGCATCGTGA
- the msrA gene encoding peptide-methionine (S)-S-oxide reductase MsrA has product MEDLIRRQPGVLDTRVGYTGGQNDHATYRNHPGHAEAVEIVFDPARTTYRDILAFFFQIHDPSTLNRQGNDIGTSYRSAIFPLTPEQEEIARETIADVDASGLWPGKAVTTIEPAGPFWEAEPEHQDYLLNYPAGYTCHFPRPNWVLPRRTQTA; this is encoded by the coding sequence ATGGAGGATCTGATCCGCCGCCAGCCCGGCGTGCTCGACACGCGCGTCGGCTACACCGGCGGGCAGAACGACCACGCGACGTACCGCAACCACCCCGGGCACGCGGAGGCGGTGGAGATCGTCTTCGACCCGGCGCGGACGACGTACCGGGACATCCTGGCGTTCTTCTTCCAGATCCACGACCCGTCGACACTGAACCGCCAGGGCAACGACATCGGTACGAGTTACCGCTCGGCGATCTTCCCGCTCACCCCCGAGCAGGAGGAGATCGCCCGCGAGACGATCGCGGATGTCGACGCGTCCGGGCTGTGGCCGGGCAAGGCGGTGACCACGATCGAGCCGGCGGGTCCGTTCTGGGAGGCTGAGCCGGAGCACCAGGACTATCTGCTCAACTACCCGGCGGGCTACACCTGCCACTTCCCCCGCCCGAACTGGGTCCTCCCGCGCCGCACTCAGACTGCCTGA
- a CDS encoding MFS transporter, with product MEPSASAGRVALARVFSGWRTGLSGPVIVLQAGTAVNYFGTGLILPFEIIYMHQARGFSTATAGLVLAAVMATAAVVTPPSGALLDRFRAKPILIIGNLASALGYAGFAFVDRPWQAFVCAAVGGAGFGVASTANQVLSLTLVSVEQRAASIALRRVAGNFGLGSGATVAGFIIAYANHLRAFQALYLFDGATFGVFALVVLVGIPNLPSTNAAPAIDSGTGFRAVAHDRLFLILLAANVVLIMTGGALFSNILPPFAKTHTPVGPSEIGIVIFINTIVIVVAQIPATRVLERMRRTHALAATSGLFAIGLLAVLPATLTRSSLIGTAVLAGVAIVIAIGECAQFVVLGPIVADLAPPQLLGRYLSLYGLTFMAGVALGPAVGGPLLAASPDAVWWGGALAAALTGAGFLRLGNRIPDPLVQAESASL from the coding sequence ATGGAACCGTCCGCATCGGCGGGGCGCGTGGCGCTCGCTCGGGTGTTCAGCGGCTGGCGGACGGGTCTGTCGGGGCCAGTCATCGTTCTTCAGGCCGGTACCGCGGTCAACTACTTCGGCACTGGACTGATCCTCCCCTTCGAGATCATCTACATGCACCAGGCCCGCGGCTTCTCGACGGCGACCGCGGGGCTGGTGCTGGCGGCGGTGATGGCCACGGCGGCGGTCGTGACTCCCCCTTCGGGTGCGCTTCTCGATCGTTTCCGTGCCAAGCCGATCCTGATCATCGGAAATCTCGCGAGCGCACTGGGCTATGCGGGCTTCGCGTTCGTCGACCGTCCCTGGCAGGCCTTCGTCTGCGCGGCCGTCGGCGGCGCCGGGTTCGGAGTCGCGAGTACGGCGAACCAGGTGCTGAGCCTGACCCTCGTTTCGGTGGAGCAGCGCGCCGCCTCGATCGCGCTCCGCCGAGTCGCCGGCAACTTCGGTCTCGGCAGCGGCGCGACCGTTGCCGGCTTCATCATTGCTTACGCCAATCATCTCCGCGCGTTCCAGGCGCTCTACCTTTTCGACGGCGCCACCTTCGGTGTCTTCGCGCTCGTTGTACTCGTGGGGATCCCCAATCTCCCCAGTACGAATGCCGCGCCTGCGATCGACAGCGGAACAGGCTTCCGCGCAGTTGCCCACGATCGGCTCTTCCTGATCCTGCTCGCCGCCAACGTCGTGCTGATCATGACCGGCGGCGCGCTCTTCTCCAACATCCTGCCGCCGTTCGCGAAGACGCATACGCCGGTCGGGCCGAGCGAGATCGGCATCGTCATCTTCATCAACACCATCGTCATCGTCGTGGCGCAGATTCCAGCCACACGAGTCCTCGAGCGCATGCGCCGTACCCACGCTCTTGCCGCGACCAGCGGGCTGTTCGCGATCGGGCTGCTCGCTGTCCTGCCCGCCACGCTGACGCGCTCATCGCTCATCGGTACGGCGGTGTTGGCCGGGGTCGCGATCGTGATTGCGATCGGTGAGTGCGCGCAGTTCGTCGTACTCGGCCCGATCGTCGCCGACCTCGCGCCACCGCAGCTGCTCGGCCGGTACTTGTCGCTCTACGGCCTCACGTTCATGGCAGGCGTAGCCCTCGGCCCCGCGGTCGGCGGCCCGCTGCTCGCAGCGTCACCGGACGCGGTCTGGTGGGGCGGCGCCTTGGCGGCAGCACTGACCGGAGCCGGCTTCCTGCGACTCGGCAACCGGATACCCGACCCGCTCGTGCAGGCAGAATCCGCTTCGCTGTAA
- a CDS encoding RNA polymerase subunit sigma-70, translating into MVPADLLSRARAGDGEAFRELAESHRRELQVHCYRMLGSLADAEDAVQETMLAAWQGIGGFTEERASLRTWLYKIATNRCLNARRAASRRPAREWDMSQFQPPVPTPRDEAAWLQPFPDAFLEGAVDQPGPEARYEQSEAISLAFVAALQLLPPRQVAVVILRDVLGFHAAEVAGMLDVTVSSVNSALKRARASLQRRQQAAGHQPPPTAGSPAEEAIVALFARAWESADLDALVALLTDDVFFAMPPEPFGYEGREAVAGYWARQFAAGRRFDLVPTRANGQPAFGAYLRAPAGTRHAAGFYVLTLVGDQIRAMTRFEATVLPWFGLPQSLPPR; encoded by the coding sequence ATGGTGCCGGCCGATCTGCTCTCCCGGGCGCGGGCGGGGGATGGCGAGGCGTTCCGGGAGCTGGCCGAGTCCCACCGGCGGGAGCTGCAGGTGCACTGCTACCGGATGCTCGGATCTCTCGCGGACGCCGAGGACGCCGTCCAGGAGACGATGCTGGCCGCCTGGCAGGGCATCGGCGGGTTCACCGAGGAACGCGCGTCGCTGCGCACCTGGCTGTACAAGATCGCCACCAACCGGTGCCTCAACGCGCGCCGCGCGGCAAGCCGGCGCCCGGCCAGGGAGTGGGACATGTCGCAGTTCCAACCGCCCGTACCGACCCCGCGCGACGAGGCCGCCTGGCTGCAGCCGTTTCCTGACGCGTTCCTCGAGGGCGCCGTCGACCAGCCTGGCCCGGAGGCCCGCTACGAGCAGAGCGAAGCCATCTCGCTGGCGTTCGTGGCTGCCCTGCAGCTGCTTCCGCCCCGCCAGGTTGCCGTCGTCATCTTGCGCGATGTCCTCGGATTCCACGCCGCCGAAGTGGCGGGCATGCTGGACGTGACCGTCTCGTCGGTCAACAGCGCCCTCAAGCGAGCCCGTGCGAGCCTGCAGCGCCGGCAGCAAGCCGCCGGCCACCAGCCGCCGCCCACCGCAGGTTCGCCTGCCGAGGAGGCGATCGTGGCGTTGTTCGCCCGCGCGTGGGAGTCGGCCGATCTCGACGCACTGGTAGCCCTGCTGACCGATGACGTCTTCTTCGCCATGCCTCCGGAGCCGTTCGGATACGAGGGCCGCGAGGCCGTGGCCGGCTACTGGGCCCGCCAATTCGCCGCGGGCCGGCGGTTCGATCTCGTACCGACCCGAGCCAATGGTCAGCCCGCTTTCGGGGCGTACCTGCGCGCCCCGGCCGGAACCCGCCACGCCGCCGGCTTCTACGTACTCACCCTGGTCGGCGACCAGATCCGCGCCATGACCCGCTTCGAGGCCACCGTGCTGCCGTGGTTCGGCCTACCGCAATCGCTACCGCCCCGGTGA
- a CDS encoding alpha/beta fold hydrolase, whose protein sequence is MVFVPGLGLDCREWNGVHRCLRDGAAGGEHRESVVVLPALGQRAPRGTELAVEALAERLTNRIRAVGREVLLVGHSAGCPVVVEAAVRCASVVGLVLVGPVTDPRAATWPRMISQWVRTAVHERSWEAPILLPQYTRTGLGSMARGMNAVRRFRTDLALAHTSVPVAIVRGARDRIARYDWCRRLADAAGGPASVTSVPGAGHMVPLTHPQALAAAIRTMKEIKQ, encoded by the coding sequence GTGGTGTTCGTGCCGGGGCTCGGGCTGGACTGTCGCGAGTGGAACGGCGTACACAGGTGTCTTCGCGACGGCGCTGCGGGCGGTGAGCACCGGGAGTCGGTGGTTGTCTTGCCCGCGCTCGGACAGCGTGCTCCTCGGGGCACGGAACTCGCGGTCGAGGCACTGGCCGAGCGCCTCACCAACAGGATTCGGGCAGTTGGCCGGGAAGTCCTTCTCGTCGGCCACTCGGCCGGCTGTCCGGTGGTCGTCGAGGCCGCGGTTCGGTGTGCGTCGGTTGTCGGTCTGGTTCTCGTCGGGCCGGTGACGGATCCGCGGGCCGCCACCTGGCCGCGGATGATCAGCCAGTGGGTCCGGACCGCCGTGCACGAGCGTTCGTGGGAGGCACCGATCCTGTTGCCCCAGTACACCCGGACGGGGCTCGGTTCGATGGCCCGAGGCATGAACGCGGTACGTCGCTTCCGCACCGACCTCGCCCTCGCGCACACGAGCGTGCCGGTCGCCATCGTCCGCGGCGCACGCGATCGGATTGCGCGGTACGACTGGTGCCGCCGACTCGCCGACGCGGCAGGCGGCCCGGCTTCGGTCACATCGGTCCCCGGTGCAGGTCATATGGTGCCGCTCACCCATCCACAGGCGCTTGCGGCGGCGATTCGGACGATGAAGGAGATCAAGCAGTGA
- a CDS encoding ANTAR domain-containing protein, whose amino-acid sequence MPGSYGAWPPPFRLLPVRPDAFADTTHDLALLFALHAGVAFDNVRLFHVSRSLIAQLTAALQGRTVIGQAQGIVMHRYGLSGEVAFEVDRPAALGNENVFDAEIVVGENERPCWAGSGDRRKPSMPRS is encoded by the coding sequence TTGCCCGGTTCGTACGGCGCCTGGCCTCCACCGTTCCGGCTGCTGCCGGTCAGGCCGGACGCCTTCGCGGACACCACTCATGACCTGGCGCTGTTGTTCGCGCTGCACGCGGGCGTCGCCTTCGACAACGTCCGGCTGTTCCACGTCAGCCGCTCGCTGATCGCTCAGCTCACCGCGGCCCTGCAAGGTCGCACTGTCATCGGCCAAGCGCAGGGAATCGTCATGCATCGGTACGGTCTGAGCGGCGAGGTCGCGTTCGAGGTGGATCGACCCGCTGCCCTCGGCAACGAGAACGTGTTCGATGCCGAGATCGTTGTGGGAGAAAACGAGCGGCCGTGCTGGGCAGGCAGTGGTGATCGGAGAAAGCCTTCGATGCCGCGAAGCTGA